The DNA window AACGTCGCGGTGGCGATTGAGCCGGACCGTTCCGGCGCCTCAATGATAAGGGCTCCAAGCGATAGTCCGCTCACAATACGGTTGCGTTCTAAAAAACGGGCTTGGTAGCAGGGGGAGCCTATGGGGTATTCACTGATGAGCGCGCCGCCCTCGGTGATGATGCGTGCGGCGAGAGATGCGTGTTCCGAGGGATATACTTCATCTAACCCGCAGGCAAGCACGGCAACCGTAGCGCCTTTTGCCTTAAGCGCGCCGGTGTGCGCCGCTCCGTCAATCCCGAGGGCGAGGCCGCTTGTGATACACCAGCCGGCGCCCGCCAAGCTCTCCGCGAACTGCTCCGCGGTTGCTCTTCCTGACGCGGTTGCTTTGCGTGTGCCGACGATTGCCAGCGCGTGAAGCTTCGGCAAAGCTCCTTTTATATAGAGTGCGAACGGCGGGTGATGGATTTCATTGAGTAGCGCGGGGAACTCATTGGATTCGCGCATACAAATGGCGATGCCGTGTTTTTGCAGTTGGTCCCATGCCTGCTCCGGATTGATGTTGCCCAGTTCTGTGCTTGTTTTCCACGCGTCTTGCCAAGAGGCGCGCGACTTTTTGGCGCGGGCGATCTTCACGTAATCGCCGCCGCACGCGAGGGCAACCGCATTATAATAGTAGGAGTCGTCCATGTAAGATGGGTTCCGGCGTGCCCTGTGCTACAACTTCGATTTATTTTGGTGATTCATGATGGTATATTTGTAACATGAGGTATGTTGAAAATCCAAGCATATTTCTCTCAATGTCTCATATGATCGAAGTTGTAGCACGGGGCGTGATATAATGGAAATAATGGAATCGTCTCAAAAAAGAACTTTATTGATTGATGTCGGAATCCCCGTGGCGGGCCTTTTGGCGTTTGTTGTTTTTACCGCGGTGTTGCGTCTTGATATGGCGCGGCGCGTTGAGACGATCGCGGGATTGCGGCAGATGATCGTGTCCCGCACGCAAGCGGTTCAGACGCTCGCGTCGCTCCGCGCGGACGCGGAACGGGCTCGCATCTACTCTAGCGTACTCGGGAATATTTTACCATCGCGCGATCAGCTCATCAGCTTCCCGAAGGAGTTTGAGCTCATCGCAAAGAAATATAACGTGCGGCTTGCCGCCGCCTTCGGAGCCGAGGCGGTTGCTTCAGGCGGGGAACCGGGCGCGATTGATTTTTCTTTTCAAATGAAAGGGGCGTATCCGGATATCGTCGCGTTTCTTGCCGCCGCGGAGTCAAGCCGGTATATTCTTGGCTGGACTTCGTTTGAGTTTCTGAAGGATAAATTGAGTGATTATAATGCGACGGTATTTGGCCGGGTGTTTACAAAGTAGTGAGCAAAAACGTTATGGCATATTGGAAAAAGGAATGGTTTTATGGAGTCATGGGCAGTGTCGGCGCAATTGCGCTACTTCTTTATGTTATTTTTACGCTACAATTTCTGGTGCGTGAGTTGGGACGGTCGTTAAATCCGAACTTGATAAAAACGCCGGAGGTTGTTAGATTTAATCTGGACAAAATGAAGGAGCTGAAGATCCCGGGGATATAGGAGCATTTCACGGAAAAATCTTTCTTTGTCTCGTAAGCGCGTATAGCTCAGTTCCGCCAGAGGCGGATAAAGTCCGAGCGGTCGCCTGAGGCGACAGGTCGAAGGTCCGATTTCTGTACGTTACATATGGATTTGCGCGTATAGCTCAGTCCCGCCAGAGGCGGGTAAAGTCCGAGCGGTCGCCTGAGGCGACAGGTCGAAGGTCCGGTTCCCGTACGTTGTATAAAAGCAAATTCGCGCGTATAGCTCAGTGGTAGAGCGCGTCACTGATAATGACGAGGTCGAAGGTTCGATCCCTTCTACGCGCACCGCATTATTGATAATGCAAGGTGCGAGCGAGGTCGTGGGTTCATTCAAAAAGTAATTGCGCCCTTAGCTTAATGGAAAAGCGTCACATTGACATTGTGAAGAGCGCAGGTTCGATCCCTGCAGGGCGCACCGATGTATCATGTTTATATTCTTCGCAGTTTGAAGAACGGCCGTTTTTACGTTGGTCAGACAAATGACGTTGTCCGGCGACTTTACGAACATAATACCGGGCAAAGTACTTACACGCATCTGACTAAGCCTTTTATTCTTATCCATCAAGAGAGTTTCAATTCACGATCTGAAGCAATGACGCGGGAGAAGTTTTTGAAGACTGGTAAAGGCAGGGCATGGATTTATGAGCTGTTTCGGTAGACTTGTCCGCCTATGGTAGAGCGGTCGCCTCAGGCGACAGGCCAGAAGTCCGATCCCTTCTACGCGCACAAAATACAAAACTGTCCCGCATTGCGGGACGGCAATTAGTTCGATTCCTCCCAGGCGCATAACGTAAAATAGAAGACCGCAACACGATTGTTGTCGTGCTGCGGTCTTTGGGCTTTTAGTCAATGTCGTTTGCGGAGAGCTTCTTGCGCTTCGCATGCTTCGCGAGCTTTACGAGCGCCTTCGTTTCAATCTGCCGTACGCGTTCGCGGGTGATGCGGAGTTGCTTGCCGATCTCGTCGAGCGTCTGCGGTACTTCGCCGTTCAATCCGAATCGCGACCTAAGGATACCGCGTTCCCGGTCGTTGAGGGAAGCCAAGAGCGTTTCCAGTGTCTCGGTAGCGTCAAATTCCCGCCGATCTTCCGTTGCTCCCACGACGCCCAGCACTTCGGGATCGTCAGCGCAGAGCACCGCCTTCTTTGCCGGTCCTTGGAGCGTCCGTAGCATTGCGTCAATCGCTTCGTCACCCGGCGGATTCTTCAGTGCGAGTCGCTTACGGATTGCGTGGCGTTTTGCATCGGCATTCCGCATTCTCTCAATCTCCGGCGTTACGGCTTTCCGGTACTTCGCTAAGAGATCCTGCATGAATGAGGGAATCCGGATGATGCGCGCCTGATCGCTCAACGCCCGGCGGATTGTTTGCTTTACCCACCATGTGCCGTACGTTGAGAACCGGAACCCGCGCCCAGGGTCGAACTTCTCCACGGCTTTGATGAGACCAATCGTCCCTTCCTCAACGAGATCGGAGAACGGCAAACCTCTGCCGCGGTAGTGTTTCGCGATGGAGAACACAAGCCGCAGATTAGCGCGGATGAGATGTTCGCGAGCATGCAAGTCGCCCTCCCGCGTTTTTCGCGCAAGCGTTTGTTCATCGTCGGCCGAGAGTAGCGGCGTCTTGCCGATTTCCTGGCTGTATTCTGCCATGTCCAAATCGTCGTCGCGCTTTCGCATCACGCGCTCCTTTCGTATCCGATGTCTTTGAAGCTGTATCTATATTATAATTTCATGAGCGTCAGGTCAAGCACGGTGCGCGATTCGGGATTTTCGGTTTCAAAGGTGTATGTCGTAGCGCTGTTTTCCTTCCAGATAAATCCCGGCGGCGCTTCGACGCGATATGAAAACTTGGTGTTGGTTCCGGATTGACGCTCAAACACAAAGCGGTAACCGACGTCAGACGCAAGAACAAGCTGCCTTTCGAGTTCGTAGTCCGCGACTAGCGTTTTTTTCTCGCCGCGATTGACGGTGAGCCATGCCGCGAATGTGGTTTTGCCGAATTGCGTGTATTGTTGTGCTTTGAATTCAGGGAGCCATTCCGCTGACTGTTCAATCGCTTGTACGTCGGCGTCGCGAAGGTAGCTGGGGCGCACGAGCGGCGCGTCGGGGATTTTCCCGTCGTGTCCTGAAAATGTTGTGAGGCGGCTCTCAAACGGCGTGAGTACTTGGATAAAGTTTTTGTTCGGAGCGCGGTACCACCATTCGGTTTGGTTCGCGCCGGTGTGCGCGCGTGTCACGGTGAGGCGGTTAATCACGCGTCCCTCGACGTCAATGTGGCTTTCGAGCGCCACGGACTCGTTTATGAATGCGTCGGATTTTCCTCCGGCGATGTTCGTGTCAACAACGGCGAGATAATCCTCCGTGCTGCGCGCTTCGGGGGTGTAGAGTTCGCCGCCGAGGCCTGCGTTTTGGATATACGCCTCAAGAGTGCGGTCCGCGGCGTATATCATGAGATCTTTATGCCTCACTCTTTCCCGGAGCATTTGTGTGAGCGCGCGTTTTTGGTCGCTGCTCGCGCTAGCGAGCCTTTCAAACAGCATCGGGGTGAGCACGCTTAAAATGCGCTTGGGTGTTCCCGCGGCTTTGTCGGCGCCGGATTCCACCTCCGTTTGCACTGCAGCGAGAAAATTTTCCGCGGTGACAGTTTTTTGATATTCTGCGAGTTCAATCGGACCAACGACGGTTAATACGTCTTCAATAAGATGGACGTTTAGCGCGATGGCGCCGGCAAAGGTTGTGCCACGCTCGCTGTATATTTTTGATTTTTCAAGGAAATCGAGGACTTTCGCGGCGGAGGTGGGGAAGTCAAAAAACCAGTTCGCGTCGCGCGCTCCCCAGCGTCCAGTGATGGCCTGGAGGGGCCGGGGCGGCAGCACGGCAATGTCGAGCTGGCCATCAGGGTCGTAGATGTCGCGGACATCAATGTTTGTTACGCTGCCGTCTTGAATGGTCACCACGGCATAGCTTCCGATGAAGCCGCCCGTCGGCCGCATTTCGGACGGGTTTTGGAAAAGTATGGCGAGATGTGTGGGGGTGACGGTGCCGAGCAGTTCGCGCGCGCCTTGAAGGAGTGTTTGATTGCGATAAAGTTCCGTCATGAGCGCCAGGTAGTCGCTGGGAAAACTGACACGTACCGTTGCCGCTGACGCCTGCAGGCGGTTGGCGAGCGTGATCATCGCGGAAATTTTTTGGTCAAGCGCGTCCAGGCGCGTGACCAGTTCATGGCCGCGGCCGCCGAACATCATCTGAAACGCGCTTGACTGCAGGCCGGCAAGTTCTTCGCTGACGCCCAGCGCCGCGCCGGAGAACGCGACAAAGTCGTCTAAGGCACCCGGCACGGCGTTCAGCACGGGGAATAGTTTTCCACCGAGCGTGAACAGCTGAAAAATCCCCACGCTTTGCGCTTGGGATTTCATCGTGTCAATTTGCCGCGTAATCGCCGCGAGCGATTCATTCGCTTTTTTCATGTCAAAACTTTTGAGCGCGGCGCCGACGTCGTGCATGTTCGCGGCGATATCTTTTTTTGCCGACAGGAATTCGTTCCGCAATTCGGCGATGATGGTGAGGTATCCCGCGGCGCCGACAAAAATGACGGCGAGTGTTCCAATGGCAAATATCCTGACGCGTGAATGTCGGCGGACACGCGTCGCGGGTGCCGGGGCCGTCATCGCGGCATACGTCGCTTTAGGCGCCGGTTTTATGATGTCGGCAAATTTTTTATATTTTGGTTCTATCGGCATAATTGCGAAGTACGGTCACGGTTTGATCAGCGGCGCGTTCCCAAGAAAAACGTTTTGCGTTTTCCAGCCCTTTGTCGCGTAGCGTCCGGCGAAGTCCTTCATTGGTAATGACTTCAGCGAGGGCGTCGGCGAGTTCGCCGGTGCGCCACGGATTTACATATAGCGCGCCACCCCCAAGTATTTCCGGAAGCGCCGTGCGGTCGGCAACTACCGCCGGAATGCCGCACGCCTGGGCCTCTAACGGCGGCAATCCGAATCCTTCAAAAAAAGAAGGGTACACGAATGCCTCACTTCCATTATAGAGCAAAACACGTTCCTCGGTTTTTACCGGGCCCCAGAAAATGATGTGTTGTCGGTATGGTGAGTGCGCTGCTTCGCGTACGATACTCGCGTATAGCCAGCCAGGCGCGCCGGCGAGTACGAGGCGCAGATCGCGGAATTGCGGCGACGCCTTTAATATATTAAACGCTCGGATCGCTCCGGTGATATTTTTGCGCGGTTCAAGCGTGCCGAGGTAGAGGAGGTAGGGGAAGGCGACGTTGTTTTGCTTTTTCCATTCGCGCAAGAGGGAATCGTCAGTGGCAATCGGGCGGAATTGCGTATCAATGCCGGAGTAGATTACCGAAATCTTTTCCTTTGGAATGTTCCATGTGGTCACGAGGTCATATTTGGTGTATTCGGAAACGGCGATGAGGTGTGCGGCACGCTCGGCGTTCGTCTTTGGCGCCTGTACCGAATGCCAGAGCCGTTTCCTGAACGGAAAAAAATCCGGATGATGGACGAATGAAAGGTCGTGAAATGTGATGACGTGCGGGGAGATACCTGTTTCTATGATATTGAAGTGCGGACTAAAGACGACGTCGGTATTTGTAACGCGAGGAAAACGGAATGCTCCGAAACTTACATCCAATAGTTTATTGGGTATGTGCCAATTGGTGACGCTTGCGTTGGGGTTGCTTGTCCACGCGCTCGGGAGTTTTGCAATGCGGACGCCATTATGAAAAAAGGTCAGGCGATCATGCGGCGCGCGCGCAATAATGCCGCCGATGATGTGTTCGGCGTATTCCTCAACGCCGGAGTGTCCACCGTAACCCAGGACGCGCGTGTCAATCGTGAGATGCATACCCTGTGCTACAACTTCGATTGGTTTTTAATAATCAACATGATTTGTACATACAAAACATTTCTAGCTTGCGAAACCAAATCCTTATCAACGCGAAAAACGAATACGGCGATCGAAGTTGTAACACGGGGCATATGTACATTATAGGCGTGGGGGCTTGCAAATGCACGGGAGTTTTGATACGCTATCTTTACATATGGACGAGGCAATCATGAAACAAATCAAGTCCGGCGCCACGGTGCGCGTTTGGGAACGCGTGAAAGAAGGCGATAAAGAGCGCGAAAGCTCTTTTGAGGGGCTGGTGTTGGCGCGGAAGCACGGGAATCAAGCCGGTGGGACGTTTACCGTCCGTGGCACGGTCGCGGGCGTTGGCGTTGAAAAGGTGTACCCGGTTCATTCGCCGCGCATTGCGAAAGTGGATGTGCTTTCGTCTCCCAGAAAAGTGAGCCGCTCAAAGCTGTACTACATCCGTAATTTGTCTAAGAAAGAAACGCGGCAGAAAGTGGGACTTTCGGGGGAGTAGGGTGAGTATTCACGAATATCGCGAATTTGACTCGGCAATAATGCGAATAAGACAAGCCGCCACGCATCGTGCGGGGCGGCTTGTTGCTTGGGTTGAAAATTAAGAAAGCACTTGCTATAGTAGGTGAGAAGTTATAAGGAAAGCGCCCGGGTGGCGAAATGGCAGACGCACTACCTTGAGGTGGTAGCGCCGCAAGGCATGCAGGTTCGACTCCTGTCCCGGGCACCAGAATATAATTTGTTAGAAGTATTGATCCAAGCCGCGTTTTAATTTTGGAGGAAGGAAGTTTTTAATAATTAAAAACTATATGAGCATCGAAAATCCGTTCAGTAATCCTCCGCAGGAAACTCCAGGGCCAGAGGAGGAAAAACAAGAACAGCCGGCAAGGGAATCAGTCGCCCAAGAACAAGGCTTGTCAGCAGAGCAAATAGAACAGTACGAACAGTACGAACAGTACGTGAAGGATCATCCGGAAACTGTCATAGCTCCGGAGAACTTACGTGAATGCGGTCCGGAAATTGCGGAATATGAAGAGATGCTTGTGTCGTTTGAGTCGGCATACTCTCTCGCAGAGTTGCACTTGATTATTGACCTCAAACCGGAAGATGCCGCAAATTATCCTTTACGAGAATCGGCCAAAGCCGCACTTGTTCCTATTGTTGAAAAAATGAATATATTAAAAAAAGAAACGAATATCGCGCCTGAAAAACGCGAAGAGTTAAAAGCAAGATACGAGCGTCTTTCAAAAGCTGTCGGGATCATAAATAACAATAAAGTTGATCATACCAGGTAGTTAAAATCACGATATTGTAAATCAAATCAAAAACCCCTCCGACAGACATCGGAGGGGTTTTTGATTTAAGTCCCTAATCTCTGCTTAAAAAGCAATCTTTGATTAAGCTGCCGATGTCTTCTTTTTTATATGCGCGGTAGCCCTTGCGTTCCATGGATTCCCGAAACGGCGTGGTGCTACTCAAGAAACACAGATGTCCTTTGAATACGTCGTTTCCTCGGACAAGCTCCTCGGCGAATCCGCCGAGGGAATCCAGAATATAAAAGTCGTATTGGTTGTTTGTCAAAAACTCGCGGATAGTATCCTTTGTGCATACCGCGTAGTGTTTAATTTTTGACGCTATATCTTCGTTGAGCAGCTCCGCCACTTCTTTGAGCTTTTTTTCCGAGTAGTCATTGTCCGGCGCCACAAACAGGAAACTCACCGCAAGGGGCGGTGTCGTGTTTGCGCGGAAGAGCGGCTCATAGTATTTGAGGTCGCTCGGGCTGTCTTCAATGATGAGGACGCTGCTCATGCGTATATTGAACTTAGGAAAAACCTATCTAT is part of the bacterium genome and encodes:
- the dprA gene encoding DNA-processing protein DprA, which translates into the protein MDDSYYYNAVALACGGDYVKIARAKKSRASWQDAWKTSTELGNINPEQAWDQLQKHGIAICMRESNEFPALLNEIHHPPFALYIKGALPKLHALAIVGTRKATASGRATAEQFAESLAGAGWCITSGLALGIDGAAHTGALKAKGATVAVLACGLDEVYPSEHASLAARIITEGGALISEYPIGSPCYQARFLERNRIVSGLSLGALIIEAPERSGSIATATFALQQNRDVFVIPGPVGHPNFSGSHALIKTGAALVTTPDDIRAAFGEDVSPAKASTAKAAELSGDEARIYEALKNSAATATVDKLSEIVQLPSYAVSRALTFMQLKGIIRECDGTYELS
- a CDS encoding RNA polymerase sigma factor RpoD/SigA, whose translation is MRKRDDDLDMAEYSQEIGKTPLLSADDEQTLARKTREGDLHAREHLIRANLRLVFSIAKHYRGRGLPFSDLVEEGTIGLIKAVEKFDPGRGFRFSTYGTWWVKQTIRRALSDQARIIRIPSFMQDLLAKYRKAVTPEIERMRNADAKRHAIRKRLALKNPPGDEAIDAMLRTLQGPAKKAVLCADDPEVLGVVGATEDRREFDATETLETLLASLNDRERGILRSRFGLNGEVPQTLDEIGKQLRITRERVRQIETKALVKLAKHAKRKKLSANDID
- a CDS encoding DUF4012 domain-containing protein yields the protein MPIEPKYKKFADIIKPAPKATYAAMTAPAPATRVRRHSRVRIFAIGTLAVIFVGAAGYLTIIAELRNEFLSAKKDIAANMHDVGAALKSFDMKKANESLAAITRQIDTMKSQAQSVGIFQLFTLGGKLFPVLNAVPGALDDFVAFSGAALGVSEELAGLQSSAFQMMFGGRGHELVTRLDALDQKISAMITLANRLQASAATVRVSFPSDYLALMTELYRNQTLLQGARELLGTVTPTHLAILFQNPSEMRPTGGFIGSYAVVTIQDGSVTNIDVRDIYDPDGQLDIAVLPPRPLQAITGRWGARDANWFFDFPTSAAKVLDFLEKSKIYSERGTTFAGAIALNVHLIEDVLTVVGPIELAEYQKTVTAENFLAAVQTEVESGADKAAGTPKRILSVLTPMLFERLASASSDQKRALTQMLRERVRHKDLMIYAADRTLEAYIQNAGLGGELYTPEARSTEDYLAVVDTNIAGGKSDAFINESVALESHIDVEGRVINRLTVTRAHTGANQTEWWYRAPNKNFIQVLTPFESRLTTFSGHDGKIPDAPLVRPSYLRDADVQAIEQSAEWLPEFKAQQYTQFGKTTFAAWLTVNRGEKKTLVADYELERQLVLASDVGYRFVFERQSGTNTKFSYRVEAPPGFIWKENSATTYTFETENPESRTVLDLTLMKL
- a CDS encoding glycosyltransferase family 1 protein; translated protein: MHLTIDTRVLGYGGHSGVEEYAEHIIGGIIARAPHDRLTFFHNGVRIAKLPSAWTSNPNASVTNWHIPNKLLDVSFGAFRFPRVTNTDVVFSPHFNIIETGISPHVITFHDLSFVHHPDFFPFRKRLWHSVQAPKTNAERAAHLIAVSEYTKYDLVTTWNIPKEKISVIYSGIDTQFRPIATDDSLLREWKKQNNVAFPYLLYLGTLEPRKNITGAIRAFNILKASPQFRDLRLVLAGAPGWLYASIVREAAHSPYRQHIIFWGPVKTEERVLLYNGSEAFVYPSFFEGFGLPPLEAQACGIPAVVADRTALPEILGGGALYVNPWRTGELADALAEVITNEGLRRTLRDKGLENAKRFSWERAADQTVTVLRNYADRTKI
- a CDS encoding 50S ribosomal protein L19; the encoded protein is MKQIKSGATVRVWERVKEGDKERESSFEGLVLARKHGNQAGGTFTVRGTVAGVGVEKVYPVHSPRIAKVDVLSSPRKVSRSKLYYIRNLSKKETRQKVGLSGE